A genomic segment from Cytophagales bacterium encodes:
- a CDS encoding guanylate kinase translates to MQGKLIIFSAPSGSGKTTIVKHLAENNANLDFAISACTRDKRGRTEKDGVDYYFLTPEEFKTKIDNDEFVEWEEVYDGAFYGTLKSELERLWNKGNHVLLDLDVKGGLNVKKYYSDRALAVFVRPPTLHVLEKRLNFRNTESEESLSKRLFKVKFEMTFENKFDVTLVNDVLEDTLIKAQKLVDEFL, encoded by the coding sequence ATGCAAGGAAAGCTGATCATTTTTTCTGCCCCTTCCGGTTCAGGTAAAACTACAATCGTTAAACACCTCGCTGAAAATAACGCCAACCTGGATTTTGCCATTTCTGCTTGTACACGGGATAAAAGAGGCAGAACTGAAAAAGATGGTGTAGATTACTATTTTTTAACGCCCGAAGAATTTAAAACCAAAATTGATAACGATGAGTTCGTTGAATGGGAAGAGGTTTATGACGGTGCATTCTATGGTACATTGAAATCTGAACTTGAAAGACTGTGGAATAAAGGCAATCATGTTTTATTAGACCTGGATGTGAAAGGAGGATTGAATGTAAAAAAATATTATTCGGATAGAGCATTGGCTGTTTTTGTTAGGCCCCCTACACTTCATGTACTCGAAAAACGTTTGAATTTCAGGAACACTGAATCTGAAGAGAGCCTTTCAAAAAGACTATTTAAGGTGAAATTTGAAATGACATTTGAAAACAAGTTTGATGTTACCCTGGTTAATGATGTTTTGGAGGATACCCTGATAAAAGCGCAAAAGTTGGTTGATGAATTTCTGTAA